The proteins below come from a single Pseudomonas sp. MYb118 genomic window:
- a CDS encoding VacJ family lipoprotein — translation MRWSNHLAQLSLCASVLLVPFVAQAATEDDPWESVNRPIFQFNDFVDTYGLKPLAQGYQAVTPQFLEDGIHNMYRNVGDVTNLANNILQAKPAAAGVDTARLIFNTTFGLLGFFDVGTKMGLNRSDEDFGQTLGYWGVGSGPYVMLPLLGPSTLRDAPARFVDSYTGPYRYINDVPVRNSIFALNIVDTRASLLSSEKLISGDKYTFIRNAYLQNREFKVKDGQVEDDF, via the coding sequence ATGCGCTGGAGCAATCATCTCGCTCAGCTATCTTTGTGCGCCAGCGTGCTGCTGGTTCCGTTCGTTGCCCAGGCAGCCACGGAAGACGACCCTTGGGAAAGCGTCAACCGTCCGATCTTCCAGTTCAACGACTTCGTCGACACCTACGGGCTCAAGCCGCTTGCCCAGGGCTACCAGGCCGTGACCCCGCAGTTCCTGGAAGATGGCATTCACAACATGTATCGCAACGTCGGTGATGTCACCAACCTTGCCAACAACATCCTGCAAGCCAAGCCGGCCGCGGCCGGCGTCGACACGGCGCGTCTGATCTTCAACACCACCTTCGGCCTGCTGGGCTTCTTCGATGTGGGCACCAAGATGGGCCTGAACCGCAGCGATGAAGATTTCGGCCAGACCCTGGGCTACTGGGGTGTGGGCAGCGGTCCTTACGTCATGTTGCCGCTGCTGGGGCCGAGCACCCTGCGCGATGCGCCGGCCAGGTTCGTCGACAGCTACACCGGCCCTTACCGTTACATCAACGATGTGCCGGTGCGTAACTCGATTTTCGCCCTGAACATCGTCGACACCCGCGCCAGCCTGCTGTCCAGCGAGAAGCTGATCAGCGGCGACAAGTACACCTTCATTCGCAATGCCTACCTGCAGAACCGCGAATTCAAAGTGAAGGACGGTCAGGTCGAAGACGACTTCTGA
- a CDS encoding PilZ domain-containing protein, which produces MSRTDRDYSEKRDFIRMRVDADITLIHQGDEVAAVCVDLSSSGMQVEAPRSFAVGDRLSVRIESDHTALKGLEADTEVVWVKEQDGDGQKLGLTILKMR; this is translated from the coding sequence ATGAGTCGAACCGATCGGGACTACAGCGAAAAGCGCGATTTCATCCGCATGCGGGTTGATGCCGATATCACCCTGATTCATCAGGGCGACGAGGTCGCCGCCGTCTGCGTCGACCTTTCCAGCAGTGGCATGCAGGTCGAGGCGCCCCGCTCATTTGCGGTTGGCGACCGCCTCAGCGTACGGATCGAGTCCGATCACACCGCCCTCAAGGGCCTGGAAGCCGACACCGAAGTGGTGTGGGTGAAGGAACAGGACGGCGACGGCCAGAAACTCGGCCTTACAATCTTGAAGATGAGATAG
- a CDS encoding transporter substrate-binding domain-containing protein: MKTTKRVPVLATLLALSMGAQAEPSHLDSVIEQGQLRVCTTGDYKPYTFKGENGEYSGIDISMAQSLADSLGVKPQWVQTTWKTLMPDLVAGKCDIAMGGISVTLERQKKAFFSTTLDIDGKIPLVRCEDQARYQTIEQINQPAVRLVEPAGGTNEAFVHAFLPKAQLALHDNVTIFQQLLDKKADVMITDASEALYQQKLKPGLCAVNPTQFMQYGEKAYLLPRDDMTWKLYVDQWLHLAKVTGNYQKVLGQWIAVPEAK, from the coding sequence ATGAAAACAACAAAACGCGTGCCAGTACTCGCCACCCTGCTTGCCCTATCAATGGGAGCCCAGGCCGAGCCCTCCCACCTGGACAGCGTCATCGAGCAAGGACAACTGCGCGTCTGCACCACGGGCGACTACAAGCCCTACACCTTCAAGGGCGAGAACGGCGAATATTCCGGCATCGACATCAGCATGGCCCAGTCACTGGCCGACAGCCTGGGCGTCAAGCCGCAATGGGTGCAGACCACCTGGAAAACCCTGATGCCCGACCTGGTCGCCGGCAAATGCGACATCGCCATGGGCGGCATCTCGGTGACACTCGAACGCCAGAAAAAAGCATTCTTCAGCACCACCCTCGACATCGACGGCAAAATCCCGCTGGTGCGCTGCGAAGACCAGGCGCGTTACCAGACCATCGAGCAAATCAACCAGCCCGCGGTACGCCTGGTCGAACCGGCGGGCGGCACCAACGAAGCCTTCGTCCACGCCTTCCTGCCCAAGGCGCAACTGGCCCTGCACGACAACGTCACCATCTTCCAGCAACTGCTGGATAAAAAGGCCGACGTGATGATCACCGACGCCTCGGAAGCGCTGTACCAACAGAAACTCAAACCCGGCCTGTGCGCGGTGAACCCGACGCAATTCATGCAGTACGGAGAGAAGGCCTACCTGCTGCCGCGGGATGACATGACGTGGAAGTTGTATGTGGATCAGTGGCTGCACCTGGCCAAGGTCACGGGCAATTACCAGAAGGTGCTGGGGCAGTGGATTGCGGTGCCTGAGGCCAAATAG
- the dusA gene encoding tRNA dihydrouridine(20/20a) synthase DusA, giving the protein MSQNTASLSRRFSVAPMMDWTDRHCRFFLRLLSKNALLYTEMVTTGALLNGDHERFLRHDEAEHPLALQLGGSVPLDLAACARMAQEHGYDEVNLNVGCPSDRVQNNMIGAVLMGHPQLVADCVKAMRDAVSIPVTVKHRIGINGRDSYEQLCDFVGTVHEAGCTSFTVHARIAILEGLSPKENREIPPLRYDVAARLKADFPQLEIILNGGIKTLEACHEHLQTFDGVMLGREAYHNPYVMAEVDQQLFGSTAPIISRAEALAQLRPYIAAHLDAGGSMHHITRHVLGLGTGFPGARKFRQLLSVDIHKTKEPLALLDQAAQLLEGR; this is encoded by the coding sequence ATGTCCCAAAACACTGCTTCGCTTTCTCGCCGTTTTTCCGTGGCGCCCATGATGGACTGGACGGACAGACACTGCCGCTTCTTCCTACGCCTACTCTCGAAAAACGCCCTGCTCTACACCGAAATGGTCACCACCGGTGCCCTGCTCAACGGTGATCACGAGCGGTTCCTGCGCCACGACGAAGCCGAGCATCCGCTGGCCCTGCAATTGGGCGGCAGTGTGCCGCTGGATCTGGCGGCCTGTGCGCGCATGGCGCAGGAGCATGGGTACGACGAGGTGAACCTGAACGTTGGCTGCCCCAGTGACCGGGTGCAGAACAATATGATCGGCGCGGTGTTGATGGGGCATCCGCAGTTGGTGGCCGATTGTGTGAAGGCGATGCGTGATGCGGTGTCGATTCCGGTGACGGTCAAGCACCGGATCGGCATCAATGGGCGCGACAGTTACGAGCAGTTGTGTGATTTCGTCGGTACGGTCCATGAGGCTGGGTGCACCAGTTTTACCGTGCATGCGCGGATTGCCATCCTGGAAGGGCTTTCGCCGAAGGAAAACCGTGAGATCCCGCCCCTGCGCTACGACGTGGCGGCGCGGTTGAAGGCGGATTTTCCGCAACTGGAGATCATTCTCAACGGCGGGATCAAGACGCTCGAAGCCTGTCATGAGCACTTGCAGACCTTTGACGGCGTGATGCTCGGCCGTGAGGCCTATCACAATCCGTATGTGATGGCCGAGGTGGACCAGCAGCTGTTTGGCAGCACGGCACCAATCATCAGCCGGGCCGAGGCGTTGGCGCAGTTGCGGCCCTACATCGCGGCGCATCTGGATGCCGGCGGTTCGATGCACCACATCACCCGCCATGTGCTGGGCCTGGGCACCGGTTTCCCGGGGGCGCGCAAGTTCCGGCAATTGCTGTCGGTGGATATCCACAAGACCAAGGAGCCGCTGGCCCTGCTGGATCAGGCGGCGCAGTTGCTGGAAGGACGGTAA
- a CDS encoding HAD family phosphatase, whose protein sequence is MPHAEALPLAAPNLTAVLFGLSGCLVDFGALTRPHGTHRAEHAQVTPGALDSLLSLQRQQIPCAWLDELPPALTHALAADLPAWIKPSQHPATINPWPSPNACWQALMALNVERLDGCVLVSGEPRLLQSGLNAGLWTIGLASCGSLCGLAPSEWQALSQKEREHLRGKATVQLFSLGVHSVIDHLGELETCLADISLRRGKGEKP, encoded by the coding sequence ATGCCGCACGCCGAAGCCTTGCCTCTCGCCGCACCGAACCTGACTGCCGTGTTGTTCGGTCTCAGCGGCTGCCTGGTGGATTTCGGCGCCCTCACGCGCCCCCACGGCACCCATCGCGCCGAACACGCCCAAGTGACACCCGGCGCGCTGGACAGCTTGCTCAGCCTGCAACGCCAGCAGATTCCCTGCGCCTGGCTCGACGAACTTCCCCCTGCCCTCACCCACGCCCTGGCCGCCGACCTGCCGGCGTGGATCAAGCCCTCGCAACACCCAGCAACAATCAATCCATGGCCGTCGCCGAATGCCTGCTGGCAAGCATTGATGGCGCTGAACGTTGAGCGCCTGGATGGCTGCGTGCTGGTCAGTGGCGAACCCCGGCTATTGCAATCGGGCCTCAATGCCGGCCTGTGGACGATTGGCCTGGCCTCCTGCGGCTCGCTCTGCGGGCTGGCGCCCAGCGAATGGCAAGCCCTGAGCCAGAAGGAACGCGAACACCTGCGCGGCAAGGCGACGGTGCAGCTTTTCAGCCTGGGTGTGCATTCGGTGATCGATCACCTGGGCGAACTGGAGACTTGCCTGGCAGACATCAGCCTGCGTCGTGGCAAAGGCGAAAAGCCCTGA
- the rssB gene encoding two-component system response regulator RssB, with protein MPKTSATLLIIDDDEVVRASLAAYLEDSGFSVLQASNGQQGLQVFEQDKPDLVICDLRMPQMGGLELIRQVTERSPQTPVIVVSGAGVMNDAVEALRLGAADYLIKPLEDLAVLEHSVRRALDRARLLLENQRYREKLEKANRELEASLNLLQEDQNAGRQVQMNMLPVSPWTTDEFKFAHQIIPSLYLSGDFVDYFRVDERRVAFYLADVSGHGASSAFVTVLLKFMTTRLLFESKRNGTLPEFKPSEVLGHINRGLISCKLGKHVTMVGGVIDEETGLLTYSIGGHLPLPVLFTPDSVRYLEGRGLPVGLFNEATYEDHVLELPSTFSLTLMSDGILDLLPEPTLKEKEAALPQRVKAAGGTLDGLRQVFGLATLGEMPDDIALLVLSRNLQ; from the coding sequence ATGCCAAAAACCAGTGCCACGCTGCTGATAATCGATGATGACGAAGTAGTGCGCGCGAGTCTCGCGGCCTATTTGGAAGACAGTGGTTTCAGCGTCTTGCAGGCCAGCAATGGCCAGCAGGGACTTCAGGTATTCGAGCAAGACAAGCCCGACTTGGTCATCTGCGATCTGCGCATGCCGCAGATGGGCGGACTCGAACTCATCCGCCAGGTCACCGAGCGGTCGCCACAAACCCCGGTCATCGTGGTTTCCGGCGCCGGCGTGATGAACGACGCGGTCGAGGCGTTGCGCCTGGGCGCGGCGGATTACCTGATCAAGCCTCTCGAAGATCTGGCCGTGCTCGAGCACTCCGTGCGCCGGGCCCTGGATCGTGCGCGTCTGCTGCTGGAAAACCAGCGCTACCGCGAGAAGCTGGAAAAGGCCAACCGCGAGCTCGAAGCCAGCCTGAACCTGCTCCAGGAAGACCAGAACGCCGGTCGCCAGGTGCAGATGAACATGTTGCCGGTGAGTCCGTGGACCACCGACGAATTCAAGTTCGCCCACCAGATCATCCCGTCGCTGTACCTGTCGGGTGATTTCGTCGACTACTTCCGGGTCGATGAGCGTCGCGTCGCGTTCTATCTGGCGGACGTCTCCGGGCATGGCGCTTCCTCGGCCTTTGTCACCGTGCTGTTGAAGTTCATGACCACGCGCCTGCTGTTCGAGTCCAAGCGCAACGGCACGTTGCCTGAATTCAAGCCTTCCGAGGTCCTGGGTCATATCAACCGGGGCCTGATCAGTTGTAAGCTGGGTAAACACGTCACAATGGTCGGTGGAGTCATCGACGAGGAGACAGGTTTGTTGACCTATAGCATCGGCGGTCATTTGCCGTTGCCTGTGTTGTTCACGCCAGACAGTGTCCGTTATCTGGAAGGGCGTGGCCTGCCGGTAGGCCTCTTCAACGAGGCCACCTACGAGGACCACGTGCTGGAACTGCCATCGACATTCAGCCTGACGCTGATGTCTGATGGCATTCTGGACCTTTTGCCGGAGCCTACACTCAAAGAGAAAGAAGCGGCCTTGCCCCAGCGGGTCAAGGCAGCGGGCGGCACCCTGGATGGGCTGCGGCAGGTTTTTGGATTGGCCACGCTAGGGGAGATGCCGGATGATATCGCCCTGTTGGTGTTGAGCAGGAATCTTCAATGA
- the rssC gene encoding anti-sigma factor antagonist RssC: MSTGRIQFAEQDGTFVLKFVGEVRLTLCSALDATIERIFTALNFNAIVIDLTETRSIDSTTLGLLAKLSILSRQKVGLLPTVVTTHEDITRLLQSMGFEQVFNIVDKPVPCPECLDDLPDQDQSEEVVRIKVLEAHKILMGLNDSNREAFHDLVNALERH; the protein is encoded by the coding sequence ATGAGTACCGGTAGAATCCAGTTCGCCGAGCAGGACGGCACCTTCGTTCTGAAGTTTGTCGGTGAAGTGCGCCTGACCCTGTGTTCGGCGCTGGATGCGACTATTGAGCGGATCTTCACGGCGTTGAACTTCAACGCGATCGTGATCGACCTGACTGAAACCCGTAGCATCGACAGCACCACCCTGGGCCTTCTGGCCAAGCTGTCGATCCTGTCGCGGCAGAAGGTCGGCCTGCTGCCGACCGTCGTCACCACCCACGAAGACATCACCCGGCTGTTGCAGTCCATGGGGTTCGAGCAGGTGTTCAACATCGTCGACAAGCCCGTGCCGTGCCCGGAATGCCTGGACGACCTGCCTGACCAGGACCAGTCCGAGGAAGTGGTGCGGATCAAGGTGCTCGAAGCCCACAAGATCCTCATGGGGCTCAACGATTCCAATCGTGAAGCCTTCCATGACCTGGTGAATGCGCTGGAGCGGCACTGA
- the tal gene encoding transaldolase, producing the protein MTSKLEQLKQMTTVVADTGDFDAIARVKPVDATTNPSLLLKAAAIPGYAELLNASVNDCKGDVGLASDRFGVAVGQEILKVIPGRISTEVDARLSFDTDAMLKRAHRLIELYDKAGIGRDRVLIKIASTWEGIRAAEILEKEGIQTNLTLLFSFAQAAACADAGVFLISPFVGRIYDWYKKANGNDYTGADDPGVQSVTRIYNYYKANDYKTVVMGASFRNLSQIEQLAGCDRLTISPDLIDKLAADTGKLERKLAPGNAGEARLSLNEAQFRWLSNEDAMATEKLAEGIRQFARDQEKLEALLQAKL; encoded by the coding sequence ATGACTTCCAAGCTGGAACAACTCAAACAAATGACCACGGTGGTTGCCGATACCGGCGACTTCGATGCCATCGCTCGCGTTAAACCGGTGGACGCTACCACCAACCCTTCCCTGCTGCTCAAGGCGGCGGCCATCCCTGGTTATGCCGAGTTGCTGAACGCCAGCGTCAACGACTGCAAGGGCGATGTGGGCCTGGCCAGCGACCGTTTTGGCGTTGCGGTCGGCCAGGAGATCCTGAAGGTGATTCCGGGCCGTATTTCCACCGAAGTGGATGCGCGCCTGTCGTTCGACACGGACGCCATGCTCAAGCGTGCGCACCGTCTGATCGAGCTGTACGACAAGGCCGGCATTGGCCGCGATCGCGTGCTGATCAAGATCGCCTCGACCTGGGAAGGTATCCGCGCCGCCGAGATCCTGGAAAAGGAAGGCATCCAGACCAACCTGACCCTGCTCTTCTCGTTCGCCCAGGCGGCTGCCTGCGCCGACGCCGGCGTGTTCCTGATTTCGCCGTTCGTGGGCCGGATCTACGACTGGTACAAGAAAGCCAACGGTAACGACTATACCGGCGCGGATGATCCGGGCGTGCAGTCGGTGACGCGCATCTACAACTACTACAAGGCCAATGACTACAAGACCGTGGTCATGGGCGCCAGCTTCCGCAACCTGAGCCAGATCGAACAGTTGGCCGGCTGCGACCGCCTGACCATTAGCCCGGACCTGATCGACAAGCTGGCGGCGGACACCGGCAAGCTGGAGCGTAAATTGGCGCCAGGCAACGCCGGTGAGGCGCGCCTGAGCCTCAATGAAGCGCAGTTCCGCTGGTTGTCCAACGAAGATGCGATGGCGACCGAGAAACTGGCCGAGGGTATTCGTCAGTTTGCCCGGGACCAGGAGAAGCTCGAGGCGCTGTTGCAGGCCAAGCTGTGA